Proteins encoded in a region of the Candidatus Obscuribacter sp. genome:
- a CDS encoding insulinase family protein: MKAKLRRVSSVGLLLSLASFGLMPCVPALPAATKSKPLIKPVPKAGLNGIEELKLANGLTVLLVKRSMAPVVAVNMIYHVGSRNEAVGYTGSTHFLEHLMFKGTKLHDPLLGTGLDDVLKKVGGINNATTSYDRTNYYEIVPKDSIALALELESDRMRHLLLRKSDRDAEMTVVRNELERGEDEPSELLSNMTFATAFREHPYHHPVIGWRSDVEGVPLARLKQFYNDFYWPQNATLVVIGDFDRSATIALIKQYFDKIPKAPASLPAVYTLEPKQEGERRFVVSRGKELPRVMVAYHTPKGIDNATYPMDVVGTALGDSSRKSTRLYKSLIESGLCSECSASNYTLLDPGLFMVQATVQPGKNPKEVEAVILAEINRVIAEKLTESEIARSKVNIIKHFKLSLSDPMGMAQSLTEGIAVGSWKWWANYPREIEKVDAKGCQAESAKIFTENNRTVGYYLPSEHTLGEYEDYKVAQVKLPPVAQEELPATVKMAEDKPTTTASATRALAPQIRRITLNNGLTVLLLPATEGNGTVAVSAKIRAGEYFAPAQSRMVADILAKLISYGTKTLNKQTLASKLEFMGTSLEMDGGNFFHEFDTEVVKEDLPELIGIIKSCLTEPLLSDADFEEVKQLSIAQIKEESTQTGQLSWNKLLGSLYTDNCVYHALSFDDQIKEVQNLTLDSVKDHHKRFYNPANTVITLVGDFSPEAVESLVKTNFDAWPKASKNTIVLDKSILKKNVPARLDSNLADKANVDIVMAKPVDLSMTAKDYMASLIGNSVLGYDSFACRLAPVRDRYGLTYGIYSRVVDPEYTLSPWAVVLSTNPQNVNKSIKLVNSIVSDFTAKGITPEELAKERSHLAGTFQVGLRSPRALAKKITEYEQLGLPMTNLDNFPKRVNKVTLADVNNAIKRHFDLKGSTMSIAGDLRKIK; the protein is encoded by the coding sequence ATGAAAGCTAAATTGCGTCGCGTCAGTTCCGTAGGGCTTTTATTGTCCCTTGCCTCTTTTGGGCTCATGCCCTGTGTGCCGGCTTTGCCTGCCGCCACTAAAAGTAAACCATTGATTAAGCCTGTGCCAAAGGCTGGGCTCAATGGCATCGAAGAATTAAAACTGGCAAACGGTCTCACTGTGCTCCTGGTCAAGCGCAGTATGGCACCAGTGGTTGCCGTCAATATGATCTATCATGTCGGCTCTCGTAACGAGGCAGTTGGCTATACAGGCTCAACACACTTCCTTGAGCATCTGATGTTTAAGGGCACCAAGCTCCATGATCCGTTGCTTGGCACTGGACTTGATGATGTCCTAAAAAAAGTTGGTGGTATCAATAACGCCACCACATCATATGACCGCACCAATTACTATGAAATCGTACCCAAAGATAGTATCGCCCTGGCTCTAGAGCTAGAGAGCGATCGCATGCGCCACTTACTCTTGCGCAAAAGTGACCGCGACGCCGAGATGACTGTGGTACGCAATGAGTTAGAGCGTGGCGAAGACGAGCCATCTGAGCTGCTCTCAAATATGACTTTTGCTACGGCCTTTCGTGAGCATCCTTACCACCATCCAGTCATAGGTTGGCGCAGTGACGTCGAGGGTGTACCACTGGCTCGGCTCAAACAGTTTTACAATGATTTTTACTGGCCTCAAAATGCCACACTTGTTGTCATCGGCGACTTTGATCGCAGTGCCACCATTGCCCTGATTAAACAGTATTTTGACAAAATACCAAAAGCCCCAGCCAGCTTGCCCGCCGTTTATACCCTAGAACCCAAACAGGAAGGCGAAAGACGCTTTGTTGTCAGTCGTGGCAAGGAGCTACCGCGGGTGATGGTGGCATATCACACCCCTAAGGGGATTGATAATGCTACTTACCCAATGGATGTAGTGGGCACTGCCCTTGGTGATAGTAGCCGTAAATCCACAAGACTTTATAAGAGTCTGATTGAGTCCGGTCTTTGCTCTGAGTGCTCTGCTAGTAACTATACTTTGCTTGATCCGGGTCTCTTTATGGTGCAGGCCACTGTGCAGCCTGGTAAAAATCCCAAAGAAGTAGAAGCCGTGATACTGGCTGAAATAAACAGAGTGATTGCCGAAAAGCTTACTGAAAGCGAAATCGCTCGCTCCAAAGTGAATATCATCAAGCATTTCAAACTATCACTGTCAGATCCCATGGGTATGGCACAGTCTCTGACAGAAGGGATTGCTGTAGGCTCCTGGAAGTGGTGGGCTAATTATCCTCGCGAAATTGAAAAAGTTGATGCTAAAGGTTGCCAGGCTGAGTCCGCCAAAATATTCACCGAGAATAATCGCACTGTGGGCTATTACTTGCCTTCTGAGCATACTTTAGGTGAGTACGAAGACTACAAAGTAGCGCAGGTAAAATTGCCTCCGGTAGCCCAGGAAGAGCTGCCTGCTACTGTCAAAATGGCTGAAGATAAGCCAACAACAACTGCCTCTGCCACAAGAGCGCTAGCCCCGCAAATACGTCGTATCACCCTCAATAACGGACTGACTGTCTTGCTTTTGCCTGCCACTGAAGGCAATGGTACAGTCGCTGTCTCGGCAAAAATCAGGGCAGGTGAATATTTTGCTCCAGCTCAAAGCCGCATGGTGGCCGATATCCTTGCCAAGTTAATTAGCTATGGCACTAAGACCCTAAACAAACAAACTCTAGCCAGCAAGCTGGAATTTATGGGCACATCTCTTGAGATGGACGGTGGTAATTTCTTCCACGAATTTGATACCGAAGTGGTAAAAGAAGATTTGCCCGAGCTTATCGGTATTATCAAATCTTGTCTGACTGAGCCGCTTTTGAGCGATGCTGACTTTGAAGAAGTGAAGCAACTATCAATTGCCCAAATAAAAGAAGAATCAACTCAAACTGGGCAGCTAAGCTGGAATAAATTGCTTGGCAGTCTCTATACAGATAACTGTGTCTATCATGCACTGAGCTTTGATGATCAGATAAAAGAAGTGCAGAACCTCACTCTGGATAGTGTCAAGGACCACCACAAGCGCTTTTACAATCCAGCCAACACAGTAATCACCCTTGTCGGTGACTTTAGCCCTGAGGCAGTGGAGAGTCTGGTCAAGACTAATTTTGATGCCTGGCCAAAAGCCAGCAAAAATACTATCGTCCTGGACAAATCAATTCTCAAAAAAAATGTACCAGCCAGGCTCGATAGCAATCTGGCGGACAAAGCCAATGTCGACATCGTCATGGCTAAGCCAGTAGATTTGAGCATGACCGCCAAAGATTACATGGCGTCATTAATCGGCAACTCGGTGCTTGGTTACGACAGTTTTGCTTGCAGGTTGGCTCCGGTACGTGATCGTTATGGCCTCACTTATGGCATCTACAGCCGGGTGGTCGACCCTGAGTACACACTCAGCCCGTGGGCCGTGGTTCTCTCCACAAACCCTCAAAACGTCAACAAATCTATCAAATTGGTAAATAGCATCGTCTCTGATTTTACCGCTAAAGGCATAACGCCTGAGGAGCTGGCTAAAGAGCGTTCGCACCTGGCCGGGACCTTCCAGGTGGGGCTACGCAGCCCGAGGGCATTGGCAAAAAAAATAACTGAATATGAGCAGCTCGGTTTGCCCATGACCAATTTGGATAATTTTCCTAAGAGAGTCAATAAAGTCACTCTGGCTGATGTAAACAACGCCATCAAGCGCCATTTTGACCTTAAGGGCTCGACCATGTCTATTGCCGGTGATTTGAGGAAGATCAAATAG
- a CDS encoding M20/M25/M40 family metallo-hydrolase, with translation MSHIDVVPAQASDWKYPPFDGVIKDGELWGRGAIDMKGMGIMELTALLALKTSGVKLDRDIIFLATPDEEIGGTHGAQWFTKNKKELLQDAEFLINEGFIIDAYNGGKPKYWGVDVAEKPLLWLGLTTKGLAGHASMPSPDSANNRMIAALQRLADNPPPMTLLPEVKEFFTKIAHTEPKEIGALYSDILASTQDEAKRKILKEDKLKSSMLANTVSLTVLKAGYKTNVIPAECYAELDCRLLPGETPEHFIPEIKKALKDDSVEVKILDWEKGDPSPFASDFVKAVEKANKFEGYGADVPVVPVVVPWFTDSHWFRELGIKAYGFTPVEIDAAHLATMHGKDERIPLDAYRRGIERLSRIIYYLSSDSK, from the coding sequence TTGAGCCATATCGACGTAGTACCGGCTCAAGCTAGCGACTGGAAGTATCCACCCTTTGATGGCGTTATTAAAGATGGTGAACTCTGGGGTCGCGGCGCCATCGACATGAAAGGCATGGGCATTATGGAGCTAACTGCTCTACTTGCTCTCAAAACTTCTGGAGTCAAACTAGACCGCGACATAATATTTCTCGCCACACCCGATGAAGAGATTGGTGGTACCCACGGTGCCCAGTGGTTTACCAAAAACAAAAAAGAACTTTTGCAGGACGCTGAATTTCTCATCAACGAAGGCTTTATCATCGACGCCTATAACGGCGGCAAGCCCAAATACTGGGGTGTAGATGTGGCCGAAAAACCCCTACTATGGCTTGGTTTGACCACAAAGGGTCTGGCTGGTCATGCCAGTATGCCATCTCCTGACTCAGCCAATAACCGTATGATTGCAGCCTTGCAACGCCTGGCTGATAATCCACCACCGATGACCCTACTGCCGGAAGTCAAAGAGTTTTTTACAAAAATAGCCCATACCGAGCCTAAAGAAATAGGCGCTCTTTATAGCGATATATTGGCGAGCACCCAGGACGAAGCCAAACGCAAAATACTAAAAGAAGACAAACTAAAATCATCAATGCTGGCTAATACAGTCTCTCTCACTGTGCTCAAAGCTGGTTATAAAACCAATGTTATACCAGCTGAGTGCTATGCCGAGCTTGATTGCCGCCTTTTGCCGGGAGAGACTCCAGAGCACTTTATCCCCGAAATAAAAAAAGCACTCAAAGACGATAGTGTCGAAGTAAAAATACTGGACTGGGAAAAAGGAGACCCTTCCCCCTTTGCCAGTGATTTTGTCAAAGCCGTCGAGAAAGCTAATAAATTTGAAGGCTATGGCGCTGATGTGCCGGTAGTACCAGTAGTGGTGCCCTGGTTTACCGACTCTCACTGGTTTAGAGAGCTTGGTATAAAAGCCTATGGTTTTACACCGGTCGAAATCGATGCCGCCCATCTAGCCACTATGCACGGCAAAGACGAACGCATCCCGCTTGATGCCTATCGCCGTGGCATTGAGCGTCTGTCTCGCATAATTTACTATCTATCGAGTGATAGTAAATAA
- a CDS encoding tetratricopeptide repeat protein, which translates to MPKQNLYISLLLAIALCPPGYALDGAQWLELNKAGQQEFKAGQFGEAERKYKAALDQLKGASESDIRFAESYSNLGTLYASRNQSAKAEPYFEKALKIKEVALGAQDREVVLAMSQLAQFYLSVGKKEKAQVYVDKLVEYGEKEARQFIEISGAFKKLSNYYAGHRKLESAEIHVKQAENETLPEVKSQALETAVMLDSIGVAIKGDGDRGLRLAEKLFKSGLSLRQRSLRPDHAALSSSLENLGRVYLAQGRAGMAEPLLRRSFEISYGTLGMERRETQLRLEGLAQVLTAEGKLAEARSLYLKALNPNADEKKGKGKFNPSADFLAGFAGLLVKEGRYSEAVPYYSRALKLQEAINGPQHASLANLLDSYAYALSKANRGEEAKRLTSRAKSIRG; encoded by the coding sequence ATGCCTAAGCAAAATCTCTATATATCCTTACTTCTGGCAATTGCACTTTGCCCACCTGGCTATGCCCTGGATGGTGCACAGTGGCTTGAGCTAAACAAAGCTGGACAGCAAGAATTTAAGGCCGGTCAGTTTGGCGAAGCTGAGCGTAAATATAAAGCTGCCCTTGACCAACTTAAGGGCGCTAGCGAAAGCGATATCAGATTTGCCGAGAGCTATAGCAATCTAGGCACACTCTATGCCAGTCGCAATCAAAGCGCTAAAGCTGAGCCTTACTTTGAGAAAGCACTGAAGATTAAAGAAGTAGCTCTCGGTGCCCAGGATCGCGAAGTGGTACTGGCCATGAGTCAACTGGCACAGTTTTATCTATCTGTTGGCAAAAAAGAAAAAGCCCAGGTCTATGTCGATAAACTCGTTGAATATGGCGAAAAAGAAGCCAGGCAGTTTATTGAGATATCCGGCGCTTTTAAAAAGCTCTCTAACTATTATGCTGGACACCGCAAACTCGAATCAGCCGAAATCCATGTCAAACAGGCAGAAAACGAAACTCTACCTGAGGTCAAGTCGCAGGCTCTGGAAACAGCCGTAATGCTCGATAGTATCGGTGTTGCCATCAAGGGTGATGGCGATAGGGGACTGAGACTGGCCGAAAAACTATTTAAATCAGGACTGTCTTTGCGTCAACGCTCACTGAGACCAGATCATGCAGCACTATCGAGTAGTCTAGAAAATCTAGGTCGGGTTTATCTAGCACAAGGCCGAGCTGGTATGGCAGAACCATTACTGAGAAGGTCCTTTGAAATTAGCTACGGTACTTTAGGCATGGAGCGCCGCGAAACCCAACTCAGGCTGGAAGGTTTAGCTCAAGTACTGACCGCCGAAGGCAAATTGGCAGAAGCTCGCAGTCTCTATCTCAAAGCGCTAAATCCAAATGCGGATGAAAAAAAGGGCAAGGGTAAATTTAACCCCAGCGCCGATTTTTTAGCTGGCTTTGCTGGATTACTTGTTAAAGAAGGGCGCTACAGTGAGGCTGTGCCTTACTACAGCCGGGCTCTTAAGTTGCAAGAAGCAATCAATGGACCACAGCACGCATCGCTAGCCAATTTGCTCGATAGCTATGCTTATGCCCTGAGCAAAGCTAACCGTGGTGAAGAAGCTAAAAGACTCACCAGCCGCGCTAAGTCCATCAGGGGCTGA
- a CDS encoding insulinase family protein, giving the protein MVKAADKKSLGPVKVQEVKGVSEYKLANGLKVLIAENHSAPVATLLIVYKVGSRNEGVGYTGATHFLEHMLFKGTDKHNTESGNGIDDLLTQIGAYWNATTWFDRTSYYEVVPNDFFELCVELEADRMRNLRLRQEDHDSEMSVVRNELERGENHPEEALEKELYAIAFREHPYHHPTIGWRSDVEGVAMDRLRQFYNTFYWPNNATVIALGDLKTDSAIDIINEHFGSIPSSPEAIPDVYTVEPPQEGERRFEINRIGDLPRVWVGYHVPQADHPDSYAIAAARQLLGSTYERSSRLYKRLIDTSMAAEVFARHDDLRDPGLVIVGAVLNPGIDISSVELALLDEVEKLAVEAATDEELRRIKSSNLKGTILAKADPSSLAFMLGEAESRADYQWLLDYDDKFDAVTAEDIMRVVKQYFVRSNRTVGHFLPKEGMEGEFDMDDEDEEEVDADELVDELVDMMGSPEHHLQPPAKVSEVSTVVTPNKLYTEAEIKTLLVDKPSPVTVQYKDAAKSDYLSRVQKHVLKNGITVLIMEAKGSESVGLAMNMRAGRYFTANEPCSPSELVGDLISRGSKRYDKTKLAENLEEMGIPGGLEFYVDNYRVGIGTHLVTSDLKLYLEMLADIVREPSLDQDELLKTKVEWNSRFVESKMNTKSMAWNRLRQALYAPDHPFYDKDFDLQVKELEAITRDDLVAAHSKLYSPDATIITLVGDIDSAVALKEIETYFGDWEPQKTALKDRSVVIADTTLSAARRVDVFLPEKSSVDIVIAHPSTVRRDAKDFYAARIANAALGQDTITSRLGQVVRDRAGLTYGIYSSFADTAFGGAPWTVSLTTNPKNVDRALQLTSATLKDYLDRGINKEDLAKESGRALGSFKVGLSSALGIARVLTEFEFLGLGAGELDAISSRYLDLTKADVDKAMQTYFHPDKAVTVISGTIIK; this is encoded by the coding sequence GTGGTTAAAGCCGCGGATAAGAAGTCCCTGGGACCAGTAAAGGTCCAAGAAGTAAAGGGGGTCAGTGAATATAAACTGGCTAATGGACTTAAGGTATTAATCGCTGAAAACCACAGTGCACCGGTCGCCACCTTGCTAATTGTCTATAAGGTAGGCAGTCGCAACGAAGGTGTGGGCTATACCGGGGCAACACACTTCCTTGAGCACATGCTCTTTAAGGGTACTGACAAACACAACACCGAGAGCGGCAACGGTATTGACGACCTGCTTACCCAAATTGGTGCTTACTGGAATGCCACTACATGGTTTGACCGTACTAGTTATTACGAAGTAGTGCCCAACGACTTTTTTGAACTGTGTGTGGAACTAGAAGCCGATCGCATGCGCAATCTGCGTCTGAGACAGGAAGACCACGACAGCGAAATGAGCGTGGTAAGGAATGAACTGGAGCGTGGCGAAAATCATCCGGAAGAAGCTCTCGAAAAGGAGCTTTACGCAATTGCTTTTAGAGAACATCCCTATCACCATCCGACAATTGGCTGGCGCTCAGACGTCGAAGGCGTAGCCATGGACCGCCTGAGACAGTTTTACAATACCTTTTACTGGCCAAACAATGCCACTGTAATTGCTCTTGGCGATTTAAAGACCGACAGTGCCATCGATATTATCAATGAGCATTTTGGCTCAATCCCCTCCAGTCCCGAAGCCATCCCCGATGTCTACACAGTGGAGCCACCTCAAGAAGGTGAGCGCCGCTTTGAAATCAATCGCATCGGTGATTTACCCAGAGTCTGGGTGGGCTACCACGTGCCTCAGGCCGATCATCCGGATAGTTATGCCATTGCTGCTGCCAGACAACTACTGGGCAGCACTTATGAGCGCAGCAGCCGTCTCTACAAACGTTTGATTGACACGTCGATGGCGGCAGAAGTTTTTGCTCGCCACGATGATTTGCGCGACCCAGGTCTTGTAATTGTGGGAGCCGTGCTCAATCCTGGTATCGACATAAGCTCAGTCGAACTAGCCCTACTGGATGAAGTCGAAAAATTAGCTGTGGAAGCAGCCACCGACGAAGAACTGCGCCGCATCAAGAGCAGCAACCTCAAAGGCACCATCCTTGCCAAAGCCGATCCATCGAGCCTGGCATTTATGCTGGGAGAAGCCGAGTCACGGGCTGACTATCAGTGGTTGCTTGACTATGATGACAAATTTGACGCTGTCACAGCCGAAGACATTATGCGTGTGGTCAAGCAATATTTTGTGCGCTCTAATCGCACAGTCGGTCACTTCCTGCCCAAAGAAGGCATGGAAGGTGAGTTTGACATGGACGACGAAGATGAAGAGGAAGTAGATGCCGACGAATTAGTCGACGAATTGGTCGATATGATGGGCAGCCCCGAGCATCACTTACAGCCACCAGCAAAAGTCAGTGAAGTAAGTACGGTAGTAACACCTAACAAGCTTTATACCGAAGCCGAAATTAAAACTCTCCTGGTAGATAAGCCGTCACCAGTGACGGTGCAATATAAAGATGCTGCCAAAAGTGATTATCTATCTCGCGTGCAAAAGCATGTGCTCAAAAACGGTATCACCGTACTGATAATGGAAGCAAAAGGCAGTGAGTCTGTCGGTCTTGCTATGAATATGAGAGCAGGGCGGTACTTTACAGCAAATGAGCCTTGCTCTCCCAGTGAGCTAGTGGGTGATTTGATCTCGCGCGGATCTAAGCGCTATGACAAAACCAAACTTGCCGAAAACCTGGAAGAAATGGGTATCCCGGGCGGTCTGGAATTTTATGTAGACAATTACCGGGTGGGCATTGGTACTCACCTTGTCACAAGCGATCTAAAGCTATATTTGGAGATGCTTGCTGACATAGTAAGAGAGCCGTCACTAGACCAGGATGAGCTGCTTAAGACCAAAGTCGAATGGAATAGCCGCTTTGTCGAATCTAAAATGAATACCAAGTCAATGGCCTGGAATCGTTTGAGACAAGCCCTCTATGCTCCAGATCATCCTTTTTACGATAAAGACTTTGATTTGCAAGTCAAGGAATTAGAAGCAATCACAAGAGATGATTTGGTGGCCGCACACAGTAAGCTTTACAGCCCTGATGCCACAATAATTACTCTGGTAGGTGACATCGATAGTGCAGTCGCGCTCAAAGAAATCGAAACTTACTTTGGTGACTGGGAGCCACAAAAGACAGCACTCAAAGATCGCTCAGTAGTGATAGCGGACACCACACTCAGTGCAGCTCGCCGTGTCGATGTATTTTTGCCTGAAAAGTCCAGTGTAGATATTGTCATTGCGCATCCCTCTACTGTGCGTAGAGACGCCAAGGACTTTTATGCCGCCCGTATTGCTAACGCAGCGCTGGGTCAGGACACGATAACATCGAGACTGGGACAGGTTGTAAGAGATCGCGCCGGTTTGACTTATGGCATTTATTCCAGCTTTGCCGATACTGCCTTTGGTGGCGCCCCCTGGACTGTTTCACTCACTACCAATCCCAAAAATGTGGACCGAGCTTTGCAATTGACCAGTGCCACCCTCAAGGATTATCTTGATAGAGGCATCAATAAAGAGGATCTGGCCAAAGAAAGCGGCCGCGCCCTGGGCTCATTCAAAGTCGGTCTGTCATCCGCTCTTGGCATAGCCAGAGTACTGACCGAATTTGAGTTTCTCGGTCTTGGTGCTGGTGAGCTTGATGCGATTTCTTCGCGCTACCTTGATCTCACTAAAGCTGATGTGGATAAAGCAATGCAGACTTATTTCCATCCAGACAAGGCTGTGACTGTAATTAGCGGCACCATCATCAAATAA
- a CDS encoding tetratricopeptide repeat protein — translation MRTRAKLGALISYLFLSTSTAFAQDVPRQVEDLAFGQYSGSDADSTWLQLDNKARADIKDQNYSQAEKGFKEAIAYAESKNLISPGLINSLLGLTLANEKLGNRSEAERIYELAMRYAESTYGPTSSAYAVFLSDLAWLYHFHNKDDKGEILFMRAIKTFQNAYGEGSAQEVLVLREYQIFLKEAGRVAEGEKIQHRLDRIKGSSGD, via the coding sequence ATGCGCACTAGGGCAAAGTTGGGCGCCCTGATCTCTTACCTGTTTTTGAGCACCAGCACAGCTTTTGCTCAAGATGTGCCAAGACAGGTGGAAGACCTCGCTTTTGGCCAGTATAGCGGTAGCGATGCAGATAGCACCTGGCTCCAGCTTGACAATAAAGCGCGGGCAGACATCAAAGATCAAAATTATAGTCAGGCCGAAAAGGGCTTTAAAGAAGCGATTGCCTATGCCGAAAGTAAGAATCTGATCTCACCTGGGCTGATCAATAGCCTCCTTGGACTTACTTTAGCCAATGAAAAACTGGGTAACCGCTCCGAAGCTGAGCGCATCTATGAATTGGCAATGAGATATGCCGAGTCCACTTATGGACCGACCAGTAGCGCTTATGCGGTGTTTTTGTCTGACCTGGCCTGGCTTTATCACTTCCATAACAAGGATGATAAAGGCGAAATTCTGTTTATGAGGGCAATCAAGACTTTTCAAAATGCCTATGGTGAGGGCAGCGCTCAGGAAGTACTTGTGCTTCGCGAATATCAGATTTTTCTCAAGGAAGCAGGCAGAGTGGCTGAAGGCGAAAAAATACAGCATCGACTGGATCGCATAAAAGGCAGTTCAGGCGACTAA
- a CDS encoding GGDEF domain-containing protein: MPTFDKDQVPLFAREGLFRQRLNQLRNTGNLNQAKAQNQSDAQSRFKELEQGSYLSNVQSNMGKSDQQDAERIALLDSVTELYNRNTIMRIMRDELKRTKRYKHSMGLLVVRVDDYTKIAKAHGQNTADSVIKGTANFVMSKVRDVDIPARYDLDTFVVICPETDPKGVAVLAERIRSKIMLERVSDVGQNWHVTVSQGIAGYPGNALKADDLVETALQAAQKAAEAGGNQTVTANVSAEA; encoded by the coding sequence ATGCCAACTTTCGACAAAGACCAGGTACCTCTTTTTGCAAGAGAAGGTCTCTTCAGGCAAAGATTAAACCAACTTAGAAATACCGGTAACCTGAATCAGGCTAAGGCTCAAAACCAGTCTGACGCCCAGAGCCGTTTTAAGGAATTGGAGCAAGGTTCTTATCTCTCCAATGTGCAGAGCAATATGGGCAAATCGGATCAGCAAGATGCCGAGCGTATTGCTCTATTAGACTCAGTCACTGAGCTGTATAACCGCAACACCATCATGCGCATTATGCGTGACGAGCTTAAGCGCACCAAGCGTTACAAGCACTCCATGGGTCTTCTGGTTGTCCGAGTGGATGATTACACCAAAATTGCCAAGGCTCATGGTCAAAACACAGCTGACAGCGTCATCAAAGGCACTGCCAATTTTGTAATGAGCAAAGTGCGCGACGTTGATATCCCGGCTCGCTACGATCTCGATACTTTTGTGGTTATCTGCCCAGAGACCGATCCTAAGGGTGTTGCTGTACTGGCTGAGCGTATTCGCAGCAAAATCATGCTGGAGCGTGTATCTGATGTCGGGCAAAACTGGCATGTCACTGTCAGTCAAGGTATTGCTGGCTATCCCGGCAATGCACTCAAAGCCGATGATTTAGTCGAAACCGCACTACAAGCCGCACAAAAGGCCGCAGAAGCAGGCGGCAACCAGACTGTAACGGCTAACGTTAGCGCCGAAGCATAA
- a CDS encoding SRPBCC family protein, with translation MTSIERKEILRNNRLILLASLLSLCILVPADLSAKNIFHDNHLQELSRSELTKVQLTKLEPSKQDLLDRAKLEKGEVIVGMRDVGATKFVTGKIIIEHSPEKVWPIMVNPFEFKGKISPRVKKVEVVTDQTNLSVLRMTMDTAPIPLLPQLNYTVESRYEQNEKGGRIEFKRIAGTLRDFRGYWDMSPTANGTKTELTYSMYLDPGFFVPQWIVREGVKSELPRTLQALRTRIKAVYEEQERPESHTILAANVNSHHQVH, from the coding sequence ATGACATCAATAGAAAGAAAAGAGATTTTGCGGAATAATCGGCTAATTCTCCTCGCTAGTCTCTTATCGCTTTGCATATTGGTGCCAGCTGACCTCAGCGCTAAAAATATTTTTCACGACAATCATCTACAAGAGCTGTCTCGCAGTGAGTTGACCAAAGTGCAACTTACTAAACTAGAGCCCAGCAAACAGGATTTACTGGACAGAGCCAAATTAGAAAAAGGCGAAGTCATTGTCGGTATGAGAGATGTTGGTGCCACCAAATTTGTCACAGGCAAAATCATCATCGAACACTCGCCTGAAAAAGTCTGGCCAATTATGGTCAACCCTTTTGAATTCAAAGGCAAGATTTCTCCACGTGTCAAAAAAGTAGAAGTAGTAACAGATCAAACCAATCTATCTGTGCTGCGCATGACCATGGACACAGCCCCAATTCCGCTTCTACCACAACTCAACTACACAGTTGAGTCGCGTTATGAACAAAACGAAAAGGGTGGCAGAATCGAATTCAAAAGAATTGCTGGCACACTCAGAGATTTTCGCGGTTACTGGGATATGAGTCCCACTGCCAATGGTACAAAAACAGAACTGACGTACAGTATGTATTTGGATCCTGGTTTTTTTGTGCCGCAGTGGATTGTGCGCGAAGGTGTTAAATCAGAGCTACCAAGAACCTTGCAGGCTCTGCGCACTCGTATCAAAGCAGTATATGAAGAACAAGAGCGCCCAGAGTCACACACTATCCTGGCTGCCAATGTCAATTCACATCATCAGGTCCACTAG